The DNA window ACTGGAGCTCCATTAGGGTCGTCGGCCTCTGCAGACAGGTCATTTGTAGATTCGTCTTCAAGAAGTAGTGATATGATGGACTTAAGGGCTAGTGGATTGAGACCTCCATCAAGGAGGTATCCTTCTCCTTCTCGATACCCCGGGGGAGCAACCAGTTCCTTCAGGCCGAGTTCTGCTGATGCCAATGCTAGACCTACTTCTGTTGATCCCAATTACAGAGCATCTTCAGAGCTAAAATTTAGGGGTCCAGCCCTGGAATCTACAGGTTACCCTAAAAGAAGGGAGAATCTATATGCAAACAATCAAGTTGTGGATGATAGCAATTGAGTTACAGGATAAATTTGCTGTAACATTCCAACTTGTGGTGTTGGTATTCTTTTTAGATTCGTCCTTGGACTGTTCTTCTGCATTACCAGCGCCGTTTGAGCCTTCAGTGTTGTAACTTAATTAGCCTGTAGTCGCACTCGCACAAGGTTAATAATAATGGATAAGATGTTATTCCCATGTCATTGAGACTAGTCTTTACCTGATCTAACTTGCCCCCCAGCACAAGATTAAAGATTAAGCACTGTTTGTTTGTGAGCTTTAaactgtgttttaaaagtgtggatagcttgataaaatattaaatattaaattgatgttttttaatatatttttaaataaaaaaaatctttaaaagatagtttaaatcaCAGCAACAATCACGTATTAAACCCTTCAAATTTGATACAACTGTCGAGCAACCTGATTTGGATTTGAAAACATATCACATCCACAATCTTAAGAGGAATGCGAGTTGGAGTTTGTTGGTCCTCAAACACTGTACTTTTAGTtgttgtttaagaaaaaaaacatttagtttttattttaataattattttagaaaacatcAATTCTAATGTTATCTTTGATGAAAACattcctatttatatatttgatattgcgatgtaagtttttttttaatagaaaataatcaatataatattttgtttagatttttttttaattttgataccagtacattaaaatcatctaaaaatattaatttaataaattttcaggtaaaacaaattaaaaaaaattgtaacaaaaaaactcacggataattataaaatactaGATACTTGACTCGTGTTTTGTTGCGGgtcaaaattttttttcaaattaaaaaattgtatacataagctttttcaacatatttttatgtttttttaaatgaaaataaaaaagcttatgcatatatgtaatcaaataaatcgagaactatgcatgttaataaatgaaaaaaaaccataaacgataactaaaactaaaaataaaaataaaaaaattaagaaacaaatgtaaaacaagatatttaatctctcAAGATGAGACATTTATTATgctgtgtttgctaaatttgtttactaaaataatatttttattcaagcaaacaataatataaatagagacataaattaaattgattgaataaaataaaaagagaaaaaaacacaatacaaaactgcacatattagaaatattatttgaaaataatatttttttattttaaaaaataaagttcatataaataaaagataaaaaaaaatatagatgaatcttaaaaactctttaaattttaaatgcataactaaaaatataattatcatttaaaagatgctttctaaacaaaataaaaaaaaaacatatattaatctaaatataaataaatagaaaaattagagaagaaccatataaaaaagcattgattttaaaagagaataaaaaaatattttagaaaaacaaaaagaaacaaaaagaaataagcAAAGGCCATGAGTTGCTAGGCATGACCCATTTTGTCGGGGCCCACAAcctggtttttatttattttttgctgcATCTGGGATGAAAAACATGTCGTCTTACTAATTTGATTTGATCAGATTTCAGTCAATTTGATAGCCGAAAAATcataactttagtttttttattcaaaaattagtatttgaaccaaattttgaccaaaaacatctaaaaacacatttggaaccatTATAAACTATGacctaaaaaaaaccaaaaaaactatataaaaaaccaaaatcaacccaaaattaaaaatcaaaccgaactcagatatattttttcttgaactttAAAGTTAAGAAAACTAATATGAAATCTCTTCATCAAATGATATCATTAGATATAAAGAACGATTATTTTAATGGTATAAAtcagtgttaatttttttttaaataaaataataagtttttatatcaaaattaaatttgaaaaaaattaagacatcaaaaacatataatttatgttattttgaaaattaaagaactaaaatgtatttttattaaaacttttggaatactatttatatttgaatccttttttattttcatttaaattcttATTCTTTGAATCCCGTCCTTAACTAAGAAATCAAAAGCacctaaaataaaactttaaaaaacaaaataaattgtcaaaaaaatacTCTGTGGGTCAGTGGGTGCATGAACAGTGCTGGTATCCTTCGTGTTTTAATGTCTAGTATAATATGTGTTCGGTGTTTGGCTGCACATGTATAACCCCTCCACCGATGAATCCACGTGTCCTCCACTTGATTTTGAGAGCACTAAGAGAAGACTCTATCCAATCCTAGTGGAAGAATACCAATGCCATACTCAGCGGACCAGAATTTAGATAACTCAAGGTAGAAGAAAGTGATATTTATACcctaagattaaatattttgtttttaatttcatattatgggtattttttttgttgataaacataataaaacccATTCACATTTTATACCCTAAAATTAAATACTTGATGTCGAACATGACAAACTAGATTCTATTTCCaccttataaaaaagaaaaagaattctgtttttttttaaaagaaaataattaaattcttttccGTTCTAAAACGAACGATTAAAGCGGATTACGGGTTTGAATGGGATCTAATCTAATCCATAATCACCCCTCATATTTAAACTCtgtgtttctatatatatatatatataaaaagtagaGAATTTTCTCTCAAGTTTCTCTCTTCTATGGAAAtggaatttccttagatttccagCAGGTAGAAGAGAGAAACTCAAACTTTTTACAGATCGCATTTCCACGGATCATCGAGGACATGGTGAGAAGCTTTGTATCTTTatttctgatttatttaataatttcaattattccCTTTTCAATTATTTCCTAATCATAAAACCGAACTCCACAGTcacaaaaaagatttttttttttgtttttaaaaaaggctTGCCtaacatgataataataataatatattatgttttgacGCTCTCTCTCAAAGTTTGAATAGAACAAAGCAAACCAACGAACCACCAGAAACGACCCTTCCTTGCTCTTGCGTGGGCGTTTCAATTCAATCCTAACTAACTAACTTTGGCTTGTATCTCCACTGGCTCTGTCCTATTTTTTAGTTTCCGTTACAAAAAGATCGCAAGAGCAGAACGAGTGTCAACTGGTTTGTTACTTTTTTCCTCGAAGAAATTTCTAAGATGACGGAACCGAGCAGCGAAGAATTAACAGCAGAGGCTACTAATGGAATTCCAACGGGGCTGAATCGGATAAAGACTCGGCGAGTATCATCGAAGGAACAACTGAGCTCAAAACCTGACGAGTTGACTGAGTCTAAGATTCATGTCGTAGCTTCTTCAAGGCCTCCTGTGAAGGATAAACAGAAACCGATGGCTCAGGGTCGTGGAAAGAGCGCTTCTTTCAAAGCAGGtccgattttattttattttaaagttcaGATTGATTTTGTTCCGTTGTTTTTGGTGTTAATTATGTATAGTTAAGAtgaatcttaattaaaattactaGTCAGTGATAAGCTAATTTATTTACTAGAGATAGAAACGAAActcagctgttttttttttctttttttttttggataaaggaaatgaaagccAGCTCGttatttactatatatatatattaagcagtaatacaattaaaataggAATCCAATTGGCGGAACTgtgtaaaattgatttgatcaaTTCCTAGTTGATTGAGATTTTTCAAGCTGCAAAGCAATTTTCAGGGTTAATTAGTTGCGTGGGTATTAATGATGGCAACTCATCTCAACAAGTTATAGGGAATGCTCAACTGATGAAATTTTTGTTGAAGAGAATGTTACTGTAATAAGGTGATAACGAGGAAAACGTGAGGGGATTGGtgtgaaattttagtttttgtgttcttttatgGAGTCCCACTATAGAGGCATGTGCTTGTGTGAAATTATCAAATGTTTAAGGCTCACGAGAAGTTAGGTCAAAATAAGAGTTGACAGCATGGCTTATGGTTCTTTTCTTGATGGAGCTTAAAGAAGGTACCGAGGATGATTTTTATGGATAAGAACTAAttgtgaagtatttttttttcttcgctgataaatgaattatttgGCGAGGGAGACACTGCAGAGCTGAAGGAATTGATTTAAGGTCTAATTGGATTCTGTTAGTTGGATATCGAGCATAATCTATAAAGATGGATATGCCTGCATAATGGCTAGTTAAAATGATGTAGTGATGTCCTTGTTTGCCAAGACtaagtttttagtttttgtccTTGGCACTAGCAGGATCAAATATATTGTTCTTCCTCTTGTTGATGGCCTTCCTGGAGTGGTGGTAGGTAAACCATATCCCCTTCCTTTCTTATTAGGAATGAACGAGATATGGTTTCCTTTTAAGGTTATGCCATGTGGTGACATCTGTTCCAGTAGATTGGAATCCTATACTTGTTGGTGAAAAGCTAATATTTTAGTCCAGGGAAATTTCTTTGAAGGCTTTCTACAGATTCACTTTCCTTCTGTGATCATTTGTGTAAAATAAGATATCTGTTTTTAGTGAACAATTCAATCTGATATCACACTGCTGtttatttcttgaattgaaaTAACTTTCTAATTTCATGTTCTTTGAAGATTCCCGTAAAGGAAAGAGCATAGCTCAATGGATCACATCTTATTTATCAAAGGAATCCATTCAAGTTATTAATGATGTTTCTCCAAATGTTGAGGTGAGCCTGGGGTTAGCATCCTTCTGAGGTTTGTTTGTAGTACTTCTATGCTTGATTGGACTCTGTACTTTAGTGGAAGCACTAATTAAGCACGCATCTTCTTGGGCAGGAGGGGAATTTGGAAGCTAAGACGCCTGATAGAAAGGAGCGTGCAGGAACTGAATTTACCAGTGGATGCAATTATTTAAATGAGGAAATTTCTTCATCAGAGAATCCAAACCGGAGTAAAGTGTCAAAAGGCTTAAAAAGCTTTTCCCATGAATTAGGACCAAAGGGTGGCATTCCTCCTGCCCAAACACGGGCTCATAGCTACAGTGATTTGAAGGTATACTTAAAGAATAATTGATTAGGtgatgcataatatttttttttaatggtagcATCAGTTTCTTAGTCATATTTCAACAGCCTGTTACTTCAACAGGTTATTAACTTCCCCTTTCTCAACGGGCCATTGTTGATCTCTTATGACCCATATATTCTAAATTATCTCTCTGAGAGATGACGGttatatcatataaaaagtGACTACTGGTATACCATAATAAACGGGTTAAAACCCCATACGAAAGATTCTTGAATTATTTGCATTGTATGTGAAACAAAAGGGGACTTCTCTGTTATGTATGTGCTTCTTTGATGAAAATCTTAATTCACTCTATTGACTCTATGCATCAAGAATAATTTTACtactttctttctctctatctCATGAGTTGATAACAGGAGCTGTTGGGTTCTTTGCATTCAAGATTTGATGCTGCTAAAGCAGTAGCAAACACAGAGCTGGCTAGTTTAATCGGGGATGCCATGGATGTCCTTGAGAAAACTGACTTCTCCTTGCAAGAAGAGCAGAAATTGGCTGTAGATCTTCTGACACTGTCTCGATTCTGTATGGAGATGAAGTGTTCACAGTTTCGTACGAAATGTGAAGACATTGTTCAAGATCTGACAGAGAAAAGGCAACAGTGTCAAACAGGAATCCTCAAGTGGCTGTTTACTCGCATGCTTTTCATATTGACACGCTGCACAAGACTATTACAGTTCCAGAAAGACAGTGAACCAATTGATGAGAAGTCTCTtcgtaaattgaaaaaatgtcTGGAAAGTGTCCCTTCTGTTGAAATGAGCTGGGCTGCCAAGCGTGGGATTGCTGATTCTGATAGTGGTTATGCTTTAAATCAGAAAGTTGATGTAAAGCAAAAGTTGCAGGGACAAATTGCTGCGTCTTCTCTCCCTGCAGAAATATATTGCTGCTCTGAACAGCCAACTGATCAGAGTGACTTAAATTCCAACAAGGATTCTCTGTTTTTGGAACAAAAGTTGCAAtcacaaaaatccaaaaatgacCCAGTTTCACAAGTGCAACATTTTTGTCAGGGCAATAACAGGTCTTCTGGGAATATTAGTTACAATCAGAACTGTAGTTCGCTTCATGAGCAGGGACAAAATTTAGATGATCCTATTGACAACCAGGGGCGAGTTCTAGACGGATCTGATTTAGTAATCTGTAGGATATGCGAAGAAATTGTTCCAATTTCTCATCTCGAATCCCATTCTTATATATGTGCATATGCAGATAAATGTGACTTAAATTTCCTAGACATAGATGAACGCCTCTCAAACCTTGAAGAGATACTGGAGCAGATTATCGACTCGCGCAATATGAATTTTCATCCATCATATGGCAGTCCTGAAAATTTGAGAGTACAAAGTACAAACTCTGTCATTACTGAAGGTCAGTCTCCCAAAATAAGTGAATGGAGAAATAGAGGCGTTGAAGGGATGTTTGAGGACATACATGAGATGGACACTGCCTTTATAGATGATTCTCACTCCCCCTCTGTTAACTTTAAAGGCCACTTGGGTGCAAAGTTACCCAACCATGGTGCATCCTCACCAGCTGGGAGCATGACATCGATTTCCTCCGCAAATACCCCCAGGGCTGGTCATTTTGATTCCTTCTGGTTAGAGCACAACAATCCTCCTGAGCTAGAAGATGTCCAGCAGGTTAGTTGGTTCTAGCagaagttttttatttagaaaacctTCTTCTATCTCAGAAATGAAACTTACATGGAGAACGAAGTTAGATTCTGAGACTGCACAATCTACTTCACCAGCAATATCATTTATCAAGAATTGGTTTTACTTTCCATTTTAGAGGTTATCTTGTGCCACTCACTTGTAGCCATTGATTCAACAGCTTAAACAAGCTTTGAATTTGTCATGcttacaattgaaaaaaaactaattctagAGAAAAATGTAGAAACAATCTTAAGTTGGTGGCCAACACCCTTCACTTGTTTGAAGCTCGACCTAGTTTGAGCATTTGAGGTTTGTAATCATGTCATGGATGGTTATGTTACTTTAATGGGGTATaaaactttctttttctcctaAATTGGATCATTCATGGTAGCCAACTCTCCATGATAGCAGTTTTTGAAAGTCACAACTTGTGCTATGCATTTAGTGTTTAATGATGGCATCCTTATCAATTCTTTcttttgagattattttatgGCAGTGAAGCATGTTAACTATTCTTTCTGGTAATTTATTAGCAtttcttttagtatatttattagtatttttcaaGCATTCAGTACTTGTTCCTTATAGACATAGTTATTCTTACAAGGTTAAATGAAGACTGAATCTGCACtttatctattctttttttttttttttttccggcaGATGATTGACCTAGCAGACATAGCACGCTGTGTGGCAGGCACCGATCTTTCAAAAGAAGGGTCATCTGAATTTTTGCTCGCTTGTATGCAAGATTTGCAGGATGTTTTACAGCATAGCAAACTCAAAGCTCTTGTAATTGACACTTTTGGAGGCCGAATAGAGAAACTTCTGCGGTAATTCAAGAGTATTTGAAAGAGATTTCTTATATTACTACAACCCTCAAGTTGTTGAATTATTCATGTCAAATTTCCTATGACATATGCAGGGAAAAGTATATACTTGCTTGTGATTTAATGGATACAAAAAGTCCAATTATTGATGAGAGATCTAAGGAAAACTTGAGACTTCCATTTGATAATGCATCTCAAAGCAGTGCGGCATCGACACCTGTGCATGTATCAAATAAAGAGCGGACGAGCATTGATGATTTTGAAATCATTAAACCAATTAGTAGAGGTGCCTTTGGAAAAGTCTTTCTTGCACGCAAACGAACAACAGGAGATCTATTTGCAATAAAGGTAAAAAATCAATGCCAACCCCATTTGGTTTGCAAGTGAGGCATATGCAAGTTGTTCTTTGTATGGAAATTTTGCAGCAAGCTCCATGTTTCTAATTGATTTGtgctcaatgttaaaaaaatagaggccTATGCATAAGTACACAAGCTACATGTTGGTACCAGGTTGATGAGTTGAGACAGGAAAGGTCTGATGCAGCACTTGATTATATAAATGAATACGTAACATTGCAGCAAAACgacatttttttcttgaacttgaAGGCACTACAGAGTGTagaaaaaggc is part of the Populus trichocarpa isolate Nisqually-1 chromosome 2, P.trichocarpa_v4.1, whole genome shotgun sequence genome and encodes:
- the LOC18096579 gene encoding probable serine/threonine protein kinase IRE4 isoform X1, with product MFPLQKDRKSRTSVNWFVTFFLEEISKMTEPSSEELTAEATNGIPTGLNRIKTRRVSSKEQLSSKPDELTESKIHVVASSRPPVKDKQKPMAQGRGKSASFKADSRKGKSIAQWITSYLSKESIQVINDVSPNVEEGNLEAKTPDRKERAGTEFTSGCNYLNEEISSSENPNRSKVSKGLKSFSHELGPKGGIPPAQTRAHSYSDLKELLGSLHSRFDAAKAVANTELASLIGDAMDVLEKTDFSLQEEQKLAVDLLTLSRFCMEMKCSQFRTKCEDIVQDLTEKRQQCQTGILKWLFTRMLFILTRCTRLLQFQKDSEPIDEKSLRKLKKCLESVPSVEMSWAAKRGIADSDSGYALNQKVDVKQKLQGQIAASSLPAEIYCCSEQPTDQSDLNSNKDSLFLEQKLQSQKSKNDPVSQVQHFCQGNNRSSGNISYNQNCSSLHEQGQNLDDPIDNQGRVLDGSDLVICRICEEIVPISHLESHSYICAYADKCDLNFLDIDERLSNLEEILEQIIDSRNMNFHPSYGSPENLRVQSTNSVITEGQSPKISEWRNRGVEGMFEDIHEMDTAFIDDSHSPSVNFKGHLGAKLPNHGASSPAGSMTSISSANTPRAGHFDSFWLEHNNPPELEDVQQMIDLADIARCVAGTDLSKEGSSEFLLACMQDLQDVLQHSKLKALVIDTFGGRIEKLLREKYILACDLMDTKSPIIDERSKENLRLPFDNASQSSAASTPVHVSNKERTSIDDFEIIKPISRGAFGKVFLARKRTTGDLFAIKVLKKLDMLRKNDVQRILAERNILITVRNPFVVRFFYSFTCRDNLYLVMEYLIGGDLYSLLRKVGCLEEDIARIYIAELVLALEYLHSHGIVHRDLKPDNILIAHDGHIKLTDFGLSKIGLINSTIDLSGPDTDRNASSDPPNPNAQQTEDRNRHSAVGTPDYLAPEILLGTEHGYAADWWSVGIILFEFITGIPPFTAERPEIIFDNILNRKIPWPSVPDDMSYEAQDLINRLIIHNPSQRLGANGSTEVKAHPFFRGVDWDNLALQKAAFVPNPNSVDDTSYFVSRFPQMSVGMPNDKASSHSDSDMHDSSSNSGVEMDECGDLADFDSSPLDISLINFSFKNLSQLASINHDVLLGKDPAKFSPSRAAPNT
- the LOC18096579 gene encoding probable serine/threonine protein kinase IRE4 isoform X4, which translates into the protein MFPLQKDRKSRTSVNWFVTFFLEEISKMTEPSSEELTAEATNGIPTGLNRIKTRRVSSKEQLSSKPDELTESKIHVVASSRPPVKDKQKPMAQGRGKSASFKADSRKGKSIAQWITSYLSKESIQVINDVSPNVEEGNLEAKTPDRKERAGTEFTSGCNYLNEEISSSENPNRSKVSKGLKSFSHELGPKGGIPPAQTRAHSYSDLKELLGSLHSRFDAAKAVANTELASLIGDAMDVLEKTDFSLQEEQKLAVDLLTLSRFCMEMKCSQFRTKCEDIVQDLTEKRQQCQTGILKWLFTRMLFILTRCTRLLQFQKDSEPIDEKSLRKLKKCLESVPSVEMSWAAKRGIADSDSGYALNQKVDVKQKLQGQIAASSLPAEIYCCSEQPTDQSDLNSNKDSLFLEQKLQSQKSKNDPVSQVQHFCQGNNRSSGNISYNQNCSSLHEQGQNLDDPIDNQGRVLDGSDLVICRICEEIVPISHLESHSYICAYADKCDLNFLDIDERLSNLEEILEQIIDSRNMNFHPSYGSPENLRVQSTNSVITEGQSPKISEWRNRGVEGMFEDIHEMDTAFIDDSHSPSVNFKGHLGAKLPNHGASSPAGSMTSISSANTPRAGHFDSFWLEHNNPPELEDVQQMIDLADIARCVAGTDLSKEGSSEFLLACMQDLQDVLQHSKLKALVIDTFGGRIEKLLREKYILACDLMDTKSPIIDERSKENLRLPFDNASQSSAASTPVHVSNKERTSIDDFEIIKPISRGAFGKVFLARKRTTGDLFAIKVLKKLDMLRKNDVQRILAERNILITVRNPFVVRFFYSFTCRDNLYLVMEYLIGGDLYSLLRKVGCLEEDIARIYIAELVLALEYLHSHGIVHRDLKPDNILIAHDGHIKLTDFGLSKIGLINSTIDLSGPDTDRNASSDPPNPNAQQTEDRNRHSAVGTPDYLAPEILLGTEHGYAADWWSVGIILFEFITGIPPFTAERPEIIFDNILNRKIPWPSVPDDMSYEAQDLINRLAISFEFVDYS
- the LOC18096579 gene encoding probable serine/threonine protein kinase IRE4 isoform X3 yields the protein MFPLQKDRKSRTSVNWFVTFFLEEISKMTEPSSEELTAEATNGIPTGLNRIKTRRVSSKEQLSSKPDELTESKIHVVASSRPPVKDKQKPMAQGRGKSASFKADSRKGKSIAQWITSYLSKESIQVINDVSPNVEEGNLEAKTPDRKERAGTEFTSGCNYLNEEISSSENPNRSKVSKGLKSFSHELGPKGGIPPAQTRAHSYSDLKELLGSLHSRFDAAKAVANTELASLIGDAMDVLEKTDFSLQEEQKLAVDLLTLSRFCMEMKCSQFRTKCEDIVQDLTEKRQQCQTGILKWLFTRMLFILTRCTRLLQFQKDSEPIDEKSLRKLKKCLESVPSVEMSWAAKRGIADSDSGYALNQKVDVKQKLQGQIAASSLPAEIYCCSEQPTDQSDLNSNKDSLFLEQKLQSQKSKNDPVSQVQHFCQGNNRSSGNISYNQNCSSLHEQGQNLDDPIDNQGRVLDGSDLVICRICEEIVPISHLESHSYICAYADKCDLNFLDIDERLSNLEEILEQIIDSRNMNFHPSYGSPENLRVQSTNSVITEGQSPKISEWRNRGVEGMFEDIHEMDTAFIDDSHSPSVNFKGHLGAKLPNHGASSPAGSMTSISSANTPRAGHFDSFWLEHNNPPELEDVQQMIDLADIARCVAGTDLSKEGSSEFLLACMQDLQDVLQHSKLKALVIDTFGGRIEKLLREKYILACDLMDTKSPIIDERSKENLRLPFDNASQSSAASTPVHVSNKERTSIDDFEIIKPISRGAFGKVFLARKRTTGDLFAIKVLKKLDMLRKNDVQRILAERNILITVRNPFVVRFFYSFTCRDNLYLVMEYLIGGDLYSLLRKVGCLEEDIARIYIAELVLALEYLHSHGIVHRDLKPDNILIAHDGHIKLTDFGLSKIGLINSTIDLSGPDTDRNASSDPPNPNAQQTEDRNRHSAVGTPDYLAPEILLGTEHGYAADWWSVGIILFEFITGIPPFTAERPEIIFDNILNRKIPWPSVPDDMSYEAQDLINRLAISFEFAAFVPNPNSVDDTSYFVSRFPQMSVGMPNDKASSHSDSDMHDSSSNSGVEMDECGDLADFDSSPLDISLINFSFKNLSQLASINHDVLLGKDPAKFSPSRAAPNT
- the LOC18096579 gene encoding probable serine/threonine protein kinase IRE4 isoform X2, which produces MTEPSSEELTAEATNGIPTGLNRIKTRRVSSKEQLSSKPDELTESKIHVVASSRPPVKDKQKPMAQGRGKSASFKADSRKGKSIAQWITSYLSKESIQVINDVSPNVEEGNLEAKTPDRKERAGTEFTSGCNYLNEEISSSENPNRSKVSKGLKSFSHELGPKGGIPPAQTRAHSYSDLKELLGSLHSRFDAAKAVANTELASLIGDAMDVLEKTDFSLQEEQKLAVDLLTLSRFCMEMKCSQFRTKCEDIVQDLTEKRQQCQTGILKWLFTRMLFILTRCTRLLQFQKDSEPIDEKSLRKLKKCLESVPSVEMSWAAKRGIADSDSGYALNQKVDVKQKLQGQIAASSLPAEIYCCSEQPTDQSDLNSNKDSLFLEQKLQSQKSKNDPVSQVQHFCQGNNRSSGNISYNQNCSSLHEQGQNLDDPIDNQGRVLDGSDLVICRICEEIVPISHLESHSYICAYADKCDLNFLDIDERLSNLEEILEQIIDSRNMNFHPSYGSPENLRVQSTNSVITEGQSPKISEWRNRGVEGMFEDIHEMDTAFIDDSHSPSVNFKGHLGAKLPNHGASSPAGSMTSISSANTPRAGHFDSFWLEHNNPPELEDVQQMIDLADIARCVAGTDLSKEGSSEFLLACMQDLQDVLQHSKLKALVIDTFGGRIEKLLREKYILACDLMDTKSPIIDERSKENLRLPFDNASQSSAASTPVHVSNKERTSIDDFEIIKPISRGAFGKVFLARKRTTGDLFAIKVLKKLDMLRKNDVQRILAERNILITVRNPFVVRFFYSFTCRDNLYLVMEYLIGGDLYSLLRKVGCLEEDIARIYIAELVLALEYLHSHGIVHRDLKPDNILIAHDGHIKLTDFGLSKIGLINSTIDLSGPDTDRNASSDPPNPNAQQTEDRNRHSAVGTPDYLAPEILLGTEHGYAADWWSVGIILFEFITGIPPFTAERPEIIFDNILNRKIPWPSVPDDMSYEAQDLINRLIIHNPSQRLGANGSTEVKAHPFFRGVDWDNLALQKAAFVPNPNSVDDTSYFVSRFPQMSVGMPNDKASSHSDSDMHDSSSNSGVEMDECGDLADFDSSPLDISLINFSFKNLSQLASINHDVLLGKDPAKFSPSRAAPNT